A genome region from Columba livia isolate bColLiv1 breed racing homer chromosome 2, bColLiv1.pat.W.v2, whole genome shotgun sequence includes the following:
- the RP9 gene encoding retinitis pigmentosa 9 protein isoform X4 — translation MKQNQKTAYLMYQAMKVHENSWHMPQQKGFGCLWEKKSKSCSVRLKTFQMSLDLRIAIRLLWGRAECLVDRWQVPGWRCKRYGHRTGDKECPFFIKGNQKLEQFRVAHEDPMYDIIRENKRHEKEMRIQQLKRLLEDSTSEDDSSDDSDEDDEGGSSSTSSECRDKHKKKKRKKEKKKKEKKKKKKRKRKSSKSNEKSESD, via the exons atgaaacaaaaccagaagactGCATACCTGATGTACCAGGCAATGAAAGTGCACGAGAATTCCTGGCACATGCCCCAACAAAAGGGCTTTGGATGCCTTTGGGAAAAGAAGTCAAAGTCATGCAGTGTAAGGCTGAAAACATTCCAGATGTCATTGGACCTTCGTATAGCCATCCGTTTACTCTGGGGGAGGGCAGAATGTCTGGTGGACAGATGGCAAGTTCCAG gttggAGGTGTAAACGTTATggacacagaacaggagatAAAGAATGCCCGTTCTTCATTAAAGGCAATCAGAAATTGGAACAATTTAGAGTA GCACATGAAGATCCAATGTATGATATCATAAGGGAAAATAAACgtcatgaaaaagaaatgag GATACAGCAACTGAAGCGGCTCCTGGAAGACTCTACCTCAGAAGATGATAGCAGTGATGACagtgatgaagatgatgaaggtgGCAGCAGCTCCACCTCCTCAGAATGTAGAgataaacacaagaaaaaaaagaggaagaaggaaaagaaaaagaaagaaaagaagaaaaagaaaaagagaaagcgtAAATCATCTAAATCTAATGAGAAGTCAGAATCTGACTGA
- the RP9 gene encoding retinitis pigmentosa 9 protein isoform X2: MSHRAPRGQEEEEGGAGEGAARGSQARPRSHPESAASGGRSQDRHERKRKRQEAQQLQKLQHLESFYEKPPPGLIKENETKPEDCIPDVPGNESAREFLAHAPTKGLWMPLGKEVKVMQCWRCKRYGHRTGDKECPFFIKGNQKLEQFRVAHEDPMYDIIRENKRHEKEMRIQQLKRLLEDSTSEDDSSDDSDEDDEGGSSSTSSECRDKHKKKKRKKEKKKKEKKKKKKRKRKSSKSNEKSESD, translated from the exons ATGTCCCACAGGGCGCCgagggggcaggaggaagaggaggggggCGCGGGGGAGGGAGCGGCGAGGGGCAGTCAGGCGCGGCCCAGGAGCCACCCGGAGTCCGCGGCCAGCGGCGGCAGGAGCCAGGACCGGCATGAGAGGAAACGGAAGCGGCAGGAGGCGCAGCAGCTCCAGAAGCTCCAGCACCTGGAGTCCTT CTATGAGAAACCTCCCCCAGGGCTAATTAAG gagaatgaaacaaaaccagaagactGCATACCTGATGTACCAGGCAATGAAAGTGCACGAGAATTCCTGGCACATGCCCCAACAAAAGGGCTTTGGATGCCTTTGGGAAAAGAAGTCAAAGTCATGCAGT gttggAGGTGTAAACGTTATggacacagaacaggagatAAAGAATGCCCGTTCTTCATTAAAGGCAATCAGAAATTGGAACAATTTAGAGTA GCACATGAAGATCCAATGTATGATATCATAAGGGAAAATAAACgtcatgaaaaagaaatgag GATACAGCAACTGAAGCGGCTCCTGGAAGACTCTACCTCAGAAGATGATAGCAGTGATGACagtgatgaagatgatgaaggtgGCAGCAGCTCCACCTCCTCAGAATGTAGAgataaacacaagaaaaaaaagaggaagaaggaaaagaaaaagaaagaaaagaagaaaaagaaaaagagaaagcgtAAATCATCTAAATCTAATGAGAAGTCAGAATCTGACTGA
- the RP9 gene encoding retinitis pigmentosa 9 protein isoform X1, with protein MSHRAPRGQEEEEGGAGEGAARGSQARPRSHPESAASGGRSQDRHERKRKRQEAQQLQKLQHLESLRMKQNQKTAYLMYQAMKVHENSWHMPQQKGFGCLWEKKSKSCSVRLKTFQMSLDLRIAIRLLWGRAECLVDRWQVPGWRCKRYGHRTGDKECPFFIKGNQKLEQFRVAHEDPMYDIIRENKRHEKEMRIQQLKRLLEDSTSEDDSSDDSDEDDEGGSSSTSSECRDKHKKKKRKKEKKKKEKKKKKKRKRKSSKSNEKSESD; from the exons ATGTCCCACAGGGCGCCgagggggcaggaggaagaggaggggggCGCGGGGGAGGGAGCGGCGAGGGGCAGTCAGGCGCGGCCCAGGAGCCACCCGGAGTCCGCGGCCAGCGGCGGCAGGAGCCAGGACCGGCATGAGAGGAAACGGAAGCGGCAGGAGGCGCAGCAGCTCCAGAAGCTCCAGCACCTGGAGTCCTT gagaatgaaacaaaaccagaagactGCATACCTGATGTACCAGGCAATGAAAGTGCACGAGAATTCCTGGCACATGCCCCAACAAAAGGGCTTTGGATGCCTTTGGGAAAAGAAGTCAAAGTCATGCAGTGTAAGGCTGAAAACATTCCAGATGTCATTGGACCTTCGTATAGCCATCCGTTTACTCTGGGGGAGGGCAGAATGTCTGGTGGACAGATGGCAAGTTCCAG gttggAGGTGTAAACGTTATggacacagaacaggagatAAAGAATGCCCGTTCTTCATTAAAGGCAATCAGAAATTGGAACAATTTAGAGTA GCACATGAAGATCCAATGTATGATATCATAAGGGAAAATAAACgtcatgaaaaagaaatgag GATACAGCAACTGAAGCGGCTCCTGGAAGACTCTACCTCAGAAGATGATAGCAGTGATGACagtgatgaagatgatgaaggtgGCAGCAGCTCCACCTCCTCAGAATGTAGAgataaacacaagaaaaaaaagaggaagaaggaaaagaaaaagaaagaaaagaagaaaaagaaaaagagaaagcgtAAATCATCTAAATCTAATGAGAAGTCAGAATCTGACTGA